The following coding sequences are from one Ornithodoros turicata isolate Travis chromosome 1, ASM3712646v1, whole genome shotgun sequence window:
- the LOC135398786 gene encoding neprilysin-2-like, protein MKPRIEHREHSVAFSSRGTMDPVSISDAVLGDRESSTVDSGGGLEGSAVSCRRYHKEETITMDLAGSPPPDVLAPSPQWPFTNYARTPSPDDKSGLTSEFSANSDCLQYNISEDGLLVTGERPTLNTAAVESLEVPETRHAVKNEPKSLPEPVTKKKAPKAHKHQRKGSKLYLMIPSAIALFGIGLLISYVNTAGYLPRSAESTVGPIFYDAAQVVKQGKKKTTISLISSSNVNSPANIQNPDNFMNASLPRNSPVYIGVDGVAQHPPTREERQRPRRKIKIWEGQRMYAQNLAEPKSKEVKHATEPATRWYEDTSVRSQQPLTTTKAPKTDARSTTHITLLDTRASTMKHQPEQRGTTNAIKNKSCETKVCEMEAVYLVNYLSWNRQPCTDFYGFVCNRWERVHPDVGTSTDTLLVRTAEEDIFHALTSEEKAFPKMLKMEQLLNSCLRSRPSEDHRSTLLDFMNSFGLRGWPYSRDTKTLMDVWNSASLLLKELNLATLMSVDVEQDPETDNRYIISLGEPNLLIGQYGTKESALPEWYSAAIAICFKGFTRGKYVDLAQRVRDFSVRLAEISAYRGYGPLTVNWYKVVQLKYHINLKHLLTLVFNNITVIHSKMKILVKSQAYLRSLRSVMHVTRSVDVLNYLGFRALLHVSPLLPHQAQEMTSIQMRQITGISQHTWLPWQRCLRMFERVVPLLYLQVYAASNLQLAHREKIWTLLNEIQATFVLTMNTAPWISLDDRILLRSKLSKIKLEVFHKFWSKAARRYVAPKFPQGIEHRGIIMVYKSLAKQLVEKKLSRMRFPESVQKHHWKGSVFDTEPRFDRESNTVFIPMAMFDPSYMIDNESMLLQIPRIATRVIRSLFEGIHENSHPRSELKWSVDTEMGYRDLRTCLQSHYTTTFDDRIRNGLTADLNFLDSMSLLPAFKLFLRKVNKVSIEDYGLIAGSNITVKQLFFILYAKGFCETTDAEHRKQVMQESVYPVNSLRVNGPLRNFFRFPTFWDCPEESLMNPIHKCTIWTS, encoded by the coding sequence ATGAAGCCCAGGATCGAGCACAGAGAGCACTCCGTTGCATTTTCTTCCAGAGGGACAATGGATCCGGTTTCAATTTCCGACGCTGTTCTCGGTGATCGGGAGTCATCAACGGTGGACTCCGGTGGAGGCCTCGAGGGATCAGCTGTTAGTTGCCGACGTTATCACAAAGAGGAGACGATCACCATGGACTTGGCTGGAAGCCCACCTCCTGATGTCCTCGCTCCGAGTCCCCAATGGCCTTTCACGAATTATGCACGAACACCGTCACCAGACGACAAGAGTGGGCTAACGAGCGAATTCTCGGCCAACAGCGATTGCCTCCAATACAATATTAGCGAGGACGGTCTTCTGGTCACTGGTGAGAGGCCCACGTTGAACACGGCCGCAGTAGAGTCATTGGAGGTTCCCGAGACAAGGCATGCCGTCAAGAATGAACCTAAAAGCCTGCCTGAACCGGTAACGAAAAAGAAAGCTCCGAAAGCGCATAAGCACCAGCGCAAGGGGTCCAAACTGTATCTAATGATTCCTTCTGCGATCGCTTTGTTTGGAATTGGATTACTTATTTCTTACGTAAATACAGCGGGTTATCTTCCACGCTCCGCAGAGTCGACTGTCGGTCCTATTTTCTACGATGCCGCACAAGTTGTCAAGCAGGGGAAGAAGAAGACAACTATATCACTCATTTCTTCCTCAAATGTTAACAGCCCAGCTAATATACAAAATCCAGACAACTTTATGAATGCCTCGCTCCCGCGGAATTCGCCGGTCTATATAGGCGTCGATGGCGTCGCACAGCATCCTCCTACACGAGAAGAGCGTCAGAGACCAAGGCGGAAAATAAAGATTTGGGAAGGACAAAGGATGTATGCACAAAATCTCGCCGAACCCAAAAGTAAGGAAGTAAAACATGCTACTGAGCCTGCGACTAGATGGTACGAAGACACGTCTGTTCGAAGTCAACAGCCATTGACGACAACAAAGGCACCGAAAACTGATGCGAGATCGACAACGCACATAACACTACTTGATACCCGAGCAAGTACAATGAAGCATCAGCCAGAACAACGTGGGACGACGAATGCCATAAAAAACAAGTCTTGTGAAACCAAGGTATGCGAGATGGAGGCGGTTTATCTCGTTAATTATTTGAGTTGGAATAGACAGCCCTGCACAGATTTCTATGGGTTCGTGTGCAACCGTTGGGAACGCGTACATCCCGACGTCGGGACATCTACGGATACGTTGCTAGTGCGCACAGCCGAAGAAGACATTTTCCACGCGCTTACGTCTGAAGAGAAAGCCTTTCCCAAGATGCTCAAAATGGAACAACTGCTGAACAGCTGTCTTCGTAGTCGCCCATCAGAAGATCATCGGTCAACGTTATTGGATTTTATGAACAGTTTCGGACTCCGAGGATGGCCGTACAGTCGTGATACAAAAACTCTCATGGACGTCTGGAACTCGGCAAGTCTGCTTTTGAAGGAGTTAAATCTTGCAACGTTAATGTCTGTTGATGTTGAACAGGACCCGGAGACCGACAACCGGTACATCATCTCTTTGGGGGAGCCCAACCTTTTGATCGGGCAGTACGGGACAAAAGAGAGTGCTCTTCCAGAATGGTACAGTGCGGCCATTGCGATATGTTTCAAGGGCTTCACAAGGGGAAAGTACGTCGACTTAGCCCAGAGAGTACGCGATTTTTCTGTGAGGTTGGCCGAAATATCGGCATACCGCGGATATGGGCCGCTCACTGTCAATTGGTATAAGGTGGTCCAGTTAAAATATCATATTAACCTCAAGCACCTACTGACACTCGTTTTCAATAACATCACGGTGATACACAGCAAAATGAAGATACTTGTCAAGTCTCAGGCGTACCTAAGATCATTGAGATCTGTAATGCACGTGACCAGGAGTGTGGACGTGCTCAATTATTTGGGGTTTCGCGCACTTCTGCACGTGTCCCCACTGCTCCCTCATCAAGCGCAAGAAATGACTTCAATCCAGATGAGACAGATAACTGGAATCTCTCAACACACGTGGTTGCCCTGGCAACGATGTCTTCGAATGTTCGAACGCGTTGTCCCTCTCCTCTACCTTCAAGTGTACGCTGCCTCCAATTTGCAACTCGCTCATAGAGAAAAAATTTGGACCTTACTGAACGAGATACAGGCCACTTTTGTCCTCACCATGAATACCGCTCCATGGATAAGTCTCGATGACAGAATCTTACTGCGTAGCAAGCTGTCTAAAATTAAACTGGAGGTATTTCACAAATTCTGGAGCAAAGCTGCCCGACGGTATGTCGCTCCCAAATTTCCACAAGGCATAGAACACAGGGGCATTATTATGGTGTACAAATCATTGGCAAAGCAGTTAGTGGAAAAGAAGCTGTCAAGGATGAGGTTCCCGGAATCTGTGCAGAAACACCACTGGAAAGGTTCAGTCTTCGATACGGAACCTAGATTTGACAGGGAATCGAACACTGTTTTCATTCCTATGGCAATGTTTGACCCGTCCTACATGATTGACAATGAATCCATGCTCTTACAAATTCCCCGTATAGCAACCAGAGTGATCCGTTCTTTGTTCGAAGGAATCCACGAAAACAGTCATCCTAGAAGCGAACTTAAGTGGTCTGTGGATACAGAGATGGGCTACCGGGATCTACGAACATGCCTTCAAAGTCACTATACGACAACTTTCGACGATAGAATTCGAAACGGTCTCACTGCAGACCTAAATTTTCTCGATAGCATGTCGCTGCTTCCGGCTTTCAAGCTCTTCCTCAGAAAGGTAAACAAAGTTAGCATTGAAGACTACGGTCTCATCGCGGGCAGTAACATCACTGTGAAGCAACTGTTCTTCATTCTGTACGCGAAAGGCTTTTGTGAGACCACCGACGCCGAGCATAGGAAGCAAGTGATGCAAGAGTCCGTCTACCCCGTCAATTCGCTCAGAGTGAACGGACCACTTCGGAATTTCTTCAGGTTTCCAACCTTTTGGGATTGCCCAGAGGAGTCTTTAATGAACCCTATTCACAAATGTACCATATGGACGTCTTGA